A region of uncultured Desulfobacter sp. DNA encodes the following proteins:
- the vapC gene encoding tRNA(fMet)-specific endonuclease VapC, with translation MLKYMLDTNIVIDVIKRRPIEVLAVFNAHAGQMCISSITLAELLHGAEKSTMVSHNLRRVEDFVSRLEVLSYDDNAAAHYGNIRADLEKKGTPIGINDLHIAGHARSESLILVSNNMREFVRVDGLRLENWIETK, from the coding sequence ATGCTGAAATATATGTTGGACACCAATATTGTTATTGATGTGATTAAGCGTCGACCAATTGAAGTATTAGCCGTTTTCAACGCCCATGCAGGGCAGATGTGTATTAGTTCGATCACCTTGGCAGAATTGTTACATGGTGCTGAAAAAAGCACTATGGTGTCCCACAATCTGAGAAGAGTAGAAGATTTTGTATCACGACTGGAAGTCCTTTCCTATGACGACAATGCGGCTGCCCACTATGGAAATATCAGAGCGGATTTAGAAAAGAAAGGAACCCCTATCGGGATCAATGATTTGCATATTGCCGGGCATGCTCGGAGTGAATCACTAATTCTTGTCTCTAATAACATGCGTGAGTTTGTCAGAGTTGATGGTTTGAGACTGGAAAATTGGATCGAAACAAAATAG
- the vapB gene encoding type II toxin-antitoxin system VapB family antitoxin produces MDSELIMGDWVMDVGTVFVNNRTQAVRLPVDSRFPENVKKVVVRVVGKDRVLSPVENTWDSFFLSEDGVSDDFMTERASQEQSERESF; encoded by the coding sequence ATGGATAGCGAACTTATTATGGGAGATTGGGTTATGGACGTAGGAACCGTTTTTGTAAATAACAGAACCCAAGCGGTAAGATTACCGGTTGACAGTAGGTTTCCCGAGAACGTGAAAAAAGTTGTCGTGCGTGTTGTCGGCAAAGACCGTGTGCTTTCACCCGTAGAAAATACATGGGACAGTTTTTTTCTTTCTGAAGACGGGGTGTCCGATGATTTTATGACGGAACGTGCTTCACAGGAACAATCAGAAAGGGAATCTTTTTGA
- a CDS encoding DUF169 domain-containing protein: MNKKITAFLDILGLDGPVMGLFYTDQIPESGITPKPMTHIDLLSPDGDHEINWSSCLLSKVRYARRKMCPAFFDKEHYGCLGAAFFTGFKPFYESFEPALISSGIQGQMQGERYVDCVDTGKRIYDSFKPPGADAAVLVIQPLDLFASGNRPEIVLLFPNRDSLIGLNALTVFVTGNPDAVKIPFGMGCAALVSWPRKFKRKGDRVAVIGGFDINGIKYFKKGEFSFAVSYDLFLQMVDAWPDSMVGTRAWKRLKKQ; the protein is encoded by the coding sequence ATGAATAAAAAGATAACAGCGTTTTTGGACATACTTGGACTTGACGGGCCTGTTATGGGTCTTTTTTATACAGATCAGATACCTGAATCCGGGATAACTCCTAAGCCCATGACCCATATAGATCTTTTGAGTCCGGATGGTGACCATGAGATAAATTGGAGCTCCTGTCTACTTTCAAAGGTCCGGTATGCCCGAAGGAAAATGTGTCCGGCATTTTTTGACAAGGAACATTACGGATGCCTGGGGGCTGCGTTTTTTACGGGATTCAAACCGTTCTATGAATCCTTTGAACCGGCCCTGATTTCAAGCGGCATCCAAGGCCAGATGCAGGGAGAGCGGTATGTGGACTGCGTTGACACCGGAAAACGGATTTATGATTCCTTCAAACCGCCTGGAGCAGACGCAGCCGTTCTTGTTATTCAACCCCTTGATCTGTTTGCTTCGGGAAATAGACCTGAAATCGTTTTATTGTTCCCGAACCGGGACAGCCTGATAGGGCTCAACGCTTTAACGGTCTTTGTTACCGGGAATCCTGATGCGGTTAAAATCCCCTTTGGTATGGGCTGCGCTGCCCTTGTTTCCTGGCCCCGCAAATTCAAGCGTAAAGGAGACAGGGTTGCAGTTATTGGCGGTTTTGACATTAATGGAATCAAATATTTTAAAAAAGGAGAATTCAGCTTTGCAGTGTCCTATGACCTTTTTTTGCAGATGGTGGATGCTTGGCCCGATTCAATGGTAGGCACCCGGGCCTGGAAGCGTCTGAAAAAACAATAA
- a CDS encoding DMT family transporter yields MKTWILPALGTLVCWGFWAFIPKLTTRYISPMSAMVYESMGAMVIGAIVLAVLHFRPDVSGKGIFLALATGMLGMAGGLCFLFAVRSGKVSVVAMFTSLSPLITIALGYLLLNETITLKEGLGILTAFIAIYLFSAS; encoded by the coding sequence ATGAAAACATGGATATTACCTGCACTGGGCACCCTTGTCTGCTGGGGCTTCTGGGCGTTTATCCCGAAACTGACCACCCGGTATATAAGCCCCATGAGTGCTATGGTCTACGAAAGTATGGGCGCCATGGTAATAGGTGCGATTGTCCTGGCAGTTTTGCATTTCAGGCCGGACGTAAGCGGCAAAGGGATTTTTCTGGCCCTGGCGACCGGCATGCTTGGTATGGCAGGGGGATTATGTTTTTTGTTTGCAGTCCGGTCCGGCAAGGTTTCTGTGGTTGCTATGTTCACATCGTTGTCGCCATTGATTACCATTGCCCTGGGATATCTACTGCTTAACGAAACCATCACACTAAAAGAGGGACTGGGGATTTTAACTGCCTTTATCGCTATATATTTGTTTTCAGCCTCATGA
- a CDS encoding BTAD domain-containing putative transcriptional regulator, which translates to MPEFVCQFFGSPKFFVDGRPVKPDRRKAVALAAFLIVHGKSISRERLADLFWPNFGRTSALASLRRTLSVMGKVLGKHWFEANRETICFVPNENISVDVAQFQALISRHSTNSDALEPDVLEKAAQMYSGSFLSDFSLYDAPEFDEWQFARKEAFEREFIQIINILAQRHETLGNDDKAIKYASVWAEYDPLNESAHRCLIRLFGRTGQKGLVKQQYDRCRQLLDTELGIPPDSKTAQLAEKALGPGSFPVKQIPTARDLFPEQSFAFIGRPRELTAISVILIQHGARLLTLTGPGGIGKTRLALEFATKERISFAHGVFFLPLANISCLDAMMAALSERLGLLPDKRTSVLQQVQDFLRDKKILLVLDNLEHLEGINEQICLLLDNTRHLKILATSRSRLELGREQVLSVSGLDCPLQPPGKKTEQIKTFFEAQAPALFIAAVRRVQPYFVPHAGNLHDIMRVCRLTSGIPLALILAGGWGDTYCVRDIADQIEKSIDFLQVGQADVPPSHRSIRAVFDTSWNSLSQQEKRIFMNLAVFRGSFCREAASAVAGTFDQEPDCQGLSGIIRKSLVRLDPVTGLLSLHTLISQYAEEQLVSSGTQEMVLNRHQAYYLGMVRTGEEELIGPKMMAYRTDMDLAFANIEQAWNRAVLKKDIASLSSAAAGLYVYFDMHGNYLNGQRLFSAAKPLAENQQQPFNPVSGLLMVCWFDMHTQSVNAKPSFDQVLGFAHQWLRSTVKSSDDLSRAHALLLMGAVSHKKKSISGPFVYINKAYPGLPG; encoded by the coding sequence ATGCCGGAATTTGTCTGTCAATTTTTTGGAAGTCCAAAATTTTTTGTTGATGGCCGCCCTGTAAAACCCGACCGCAGGAAAGCTGTCGCACTGGCCGCGTTTCTTATCGTTCACGGAAAAAGCATATCCAGAGAACGGTTGGCCGACCTGTTCTGGCCTAACTTTGGTCGAACCAGCGCATTGGCATCCCTCCGCAGGACCCTTTCGGTCATGGGTAAAGTGCTGGGCAAACACTGGTTTGAGGCAAACAGAGAGACCATCTGCTTTGTGCCAAATGAAAATATCTCTGTTGATGTGGCGCAATTTCAGGCACTGATATCCCGGCATAGCACGAATTCTGATGCCCTGGAACCAGATGTTCTGGAAAAAGCCGCCCAAATGTATAGCGGTTCGTTTTTATCTGACTTCAGTCTCTATGATGCTCCTGAGTTTGACGAATGGCAGTTTGCTCGAAAAGAAGCCTTTGAGCGTGAATTCATCCAGATTATAAACATCCTTGCCCAAAGGCATGAAACCCTGGGTAATGATGACAAGGCCATAAAGTATGCCTCGGTCTGGGCGGAGTATGATCCATTAAATGAATCCGCCCACCGATGCCTGATCCGGCTTTTTGGCCGGACCGGGCAGAAAGGGCTGGTTAAGCAGCAGTATGACAGATGCCGGCAACTGCTTGACACAGAACTTGGCATCCCCCCAGATTCAAAGACAGCACAGCTTGCCGAAAAGGCCCTTGGGCCAGGCTCTTTTCCGGTTAAACAAATACCGACAGCCCGGGATCTGTTTCCTGAACAATCCTTTGCGTTTATAGGTCGGCCCAGAGAACTGACAGCCATTTCAGTGATTCTTATCCAACATGGTGCCAGGCTTTTAACCCTTACAGGCCCCGGAGGCATCGGAAAGACACGGCTTGCACTGGAATTCGCAACAAAAGAACGCATCTCATTTGCCCATGGTGTTTTCTTTTTACCCTTGGCCAATATATCCTGCCTTGATGCAATGATGGCTGCCCTGTCAGAACGCTTGGGGCTCTTGCCTGACAAGCGCACATCCGTCCTTCAGCAGGTTCAGGATTTTTTGAGAGACAAAAAGATCCTGCTGGTCCTGGATAATCTTGAACATCTGGAGGGGATTAACGAACAGATCTGTCTGCTCCTGGATAATACCCGGCATTTAAAAATTCTTGCCACCAGCAGATCCCGCCTGGAACTCGGCAGGGAACAGGTACTATCTGTGTCTGGACTTGATTGTCCCCTCCAGCCACCTGGTAAAAAAACAGAGCAAATCAAAACCTTCTTTGAGGCCCAAGCCCCGGCTTTATTCATAGCTGCCGTGCGAAGGGTTCAGCCTTATTTTGTGCCCCATGCCGGCAATCTGCATGACATCATGCGCGTATGCCGCCTGACATCGGGCATTCCATTAGCACTTATTCTGGCCGGAGGATGGGGCGACACATATTGTGTGCGGGATATTGCAGACCAGATCGAAAAGAGCATTGATTTTCTTCAGGTCGGCCAGGCGGATGTCCCACCTTCCCACAGAAGCATTCGGGCCGTTTTCGATACATCCTGGAACAGCCTATCGCAACAGGAGAAAAGGATTTTCATGAACCTGGCTGTTTTCAGGGGCTCATTTTGCCGTGAAGCGGCCAGTGCGGTTGCCGGCACTTTTGACCAGGAACCGGATTGCCAGGGGCTTTCAGGCATTATCAGAAAATCTCTTGTCAGACTTGATCCTGTTACAGGCCTGCTCTCTTTGCACACGCTTATTTCCCAGTATGCAGAAGAGCAACTTGTGTCATCGGGCACACAGGAAATGGTCCTTAACAGGCATCAGGCCTATTATCTGGGCATGGTTCGAACCGGTGAAGAAGAATTGATTGGGCCGAAAATGATGGCATACCGAACGGATATGGATCTGGCCTTTGCCAATATTGAACAGGCCTGGAACAGGGCTGTATTAAAGAAGGATATCGCATCCCTTTCAAGTGCGGCGGCCGGACTGTACGTCTATTTTGACATGCACGGAAATTACCTGAACGGCCAGCGGTTGTTTAGCGCTGCAAAACCGCTGGCAGAAAACCAGCAACAGCCTTTCAATCCGGTATCCGGCCTTCTGATGGTCTGCTGGTTTGATATGCATACCCAAAGCGTAAACGCCAAACCATCCTTTGATCAGGTTTTAGGATTTGCACACCAATGGCTCAGAAGCACTGTCAAATCAAGTGACGATTTAAGCCGTGCCCACGCCCTTCTTCTCATGGGTGCGGTTTCCCATAAAAAAAAAAGCATATCAGGGCCATTCGTTTATATAAACAAAGCCTATCCCGGGCTTCCCGGATAG
- a CDS encoding tetratricopeptide repeat protein encodes MEQALIFFEKSLQIGRNLGDDTKIAWSLGNIGSAHICLGNCDSAIPLLLSAKAIFEQIKALIGVVFCLEELGLIALFRGEFDRAQTLADQAENLALDAGLSLDFHQRPTALKGMSRLMKGDLTRAITCFQDIETAGTPGLTTCLGTGFVSIVNQDACRAAFYEKKAKHLTKSVHKPQFIALSYLLQEAIFLQNKDKAAAASKLDLAMNAPLSPSKLFNAWPFADSLICQIRQV; translated from the coding sequence ATGGAACAGGCGCTGATTTTTTTTGAAAAAAGTCTTCAAATTGGCAGAAATCTCGGGGATGACACAAAAATCGCCTGGTCTTTAGGCAATATCGGCTCAGCCCATATCTGTCTTGGCAACTGCGATTCAGCCATTCCTTTGCTCTTGTCTGCAAAGGCAATTTTTGAGCAGATCAAGGCCCTGATCGGGGTGGTCTTCTGCCTGGAAGAACTTGGGCTGATCGCTTTGTTCCGGGGTGAATTTGACCGGGCACAAACCTTGGCGGATCAGGCTGAAAACCTGGCATTGGATGCGGGACTATCCCTTGATTTCCATCAAAGGCCAACGGCTCTTAAAGGAATGTCCAGGCTGATGAAAGGAGATTTAACCCGGGCAATAACCTGCTTTCAGGATATTGAAACAGCTGGGACACCCGGACTTACTACCTGTCTGGGAACAGGTTTTGTTTCAATTGTCAACCAGGATGCCTGCCGGGCCGCCTTTTATGAAAAAAAAGCAAAGCACCTTACAAAATCAGTACACAAACCCCAATTTATTGCCCTGTCATACCTGCTACAAGAAGCTATCTTTTTGCAGAATAAAGACAAGGCTGCTGCTGCTTCAAAGCTTGATCTTGCCATGAACGCCCCTTTGAGTCCCAGCAAGCTTTTTAATGCCTGGCCGTTTGCCGATAGCCTGATCTGTCAAATCAGACAAGTATGA
- a CDS encoding integron integrase yields the protein MRYYIDFCSKYGHAAKNTYSLPLFINKLREKKQTRQQQKQAYDSILIYYDMYGIVPHWYQKPVTGNSPENAIHEDTSAFEKPLKASVQDGWNTVYSRLSNEIKVRHYSPKTFDAYCKWVQQFQTFVRNKALDSLSPDDVKQFLTWLAVEQKCSASAQNQAFNGLLFFFRHILGKEFGKIDGVVRAKRKPYIPVVLSRKEIDLVVEKLRYPYDLIVKLLYGCGLRLAECMNIRMNALNFDHKILTVHDGKGKKDRTLPMPESIIPDILAQVNQVKALHTKFIQDGYDGVFMFDAMDRKAKHTAKEFNWQWLFPAKELTLVPDTGERRLYHLHDRHVQKAIKSAANRLQLTKRVTPHTFRHSFASHLLQANYDIRTIQALLGHSDVRTTMIYTQTVPSTTLKEAKSPLDIT from the coding sequence ATGAGGTATTACATTGATTTTTGTTCAAAGTATGGCCATGCCGCTAAAAACACCTACAGCCTGCCTTTATTTATTAACAAGCTGAGAGAAAAAAAGCAGACGAGACAACAGCAGAAGCAGGCGTATGATTCAATCCTTATTTATTATGACATGTATGGTATAGTTCCCCACTGGTATCAAAAGCCTGTAACCGGGAACTCTCCTGAGAATGCCATACATGAGGATACATCTGCTTTTGAAAAACCTTTGAAAGCCTCTGTTCAAGATGGATGGAATACGGTTTATTCCCGGCTCAGCAATGAAATCAAAGTACGTCATTATTCGCCTAAAACTTTTGATGCTTACTGCAAGTGGGTGCAACAATTTCAAACTTTTGTCCGAAACAAGGCGCTTGACTCTTTGTCGCCTGACGATGTGAAACAGTTTCTGACATGGTTGGCGGTTGAACAAAAATGTTCTGCGTCTGCCCAGAATCAGGCATTTAACGGCCTTTTGTTTTTTTTCCGGCATATTCTTGGAAAGGAGTTCGGGAAAATTGACGGGGTGGTGCGGGCCAAGAGGAAACCTTACATTCCGGTTGTACTGTCCAGAAAAGAAATTGATCTTGTCGTGGAGAAACTGAGATATCCTTATGATCTCATCGTGAAGCTGCTTTACGGATGCGGCTTGAGATTGGCTGAATGCATGAATATCCGAATGAATGCCCTGAATTTTGATCACAAAATATTAACCGTTCATGACGGAAAAGGAAAAAAGGATCGGACCCTGCCTATGCCGGAATCAATCATTCCGGACATTCTGGCCCAGGTGAATCAAGTGAAAGCGCTGCATACGAAATTCATTCAAGATGGATATGATGGCGTGTTTATGTTTGATGCCATGGACAGGAAAGCAAAGCATACTGCCAAAGAATTCAACTGGCAGTGGCTGTTCCCGGCTAAGGAGCTGACTCTTGTACCTGATACCGGGGAAAGAAGGTTGTATCATCTCCATGACCGGCATGTCCAAAAGGCCATCAAATCAGCAGCTAATCGACTACAGCTTACCAAGCGGGTTACGCCCCATACCTTTCGCCACAGTTTTGCAAGTCACCTACTCCAGGCCAACTATGATATTCGTACTATACAGGCCTTGCTCGGCCACAGCGATGTGCGAACCACCATGATATATACACAGACCGTACCGTCCACGACCTTGAAAGAAGCCAAGAGCCCTTTGGATATAACCTAA